The Podospora pseudocomata strain CBS 415.72m chromosome 3, whole genome shotgun sequence genome window below encodes:
- a CDS encoding hypothetical protein (COG:L; EggNog:ENOG503NYB6), translating to MATEQHLEQPPSPSRLPITGSEPSVMKLTRGHSCVLCQQRKVRCDKQKPCANCLKAQVECRVVPPQPPRRRKKKPHERDLIERLRKYEHLMSQHGLSFEPIAQELRPSDNGDDVADLEQDLSGLKTSPSSTADHVSPDQANDKSKWYPNNSYYKDQYRNADDDSSDEDYEGPTLHHAYDAMFDNNDGFPFVVGGATQSVTSHHPPAIQMFQLWQIYISNVNPLLKINHTPTLQAQIISASTAINKISRPLEALMFAIYFAAITSMNDDEVQSTFGEDKAVLLGKYHHATQQALVNAGFMRSTDLAVLQALFLYLLCVRQYVDPRSLFCLIGMAVRIATRLGIHRDGAQFGLTPFETEQRRRLWWQLVIFDKRVAEITGSSITALSTCASDCNFPSNVNDTDLSVHAKDHLPPHHGPTEMVFCLTRIELTVASSQTGNMRPGPSTPGGRPGVNNKAQKVQYSPSPSSPDLVTHVANQTLPHDLASFHLYIENRYLKHCDQRIPLHSFTLLMTRQALSKLRVIDFLTRSSGIESVNPAEREELFIEAIRTVELDNMIQRAPELQGFRWYTYQHFPFPAYIFLISELRVRTTGSLCERAWDAMIENHDRRGLLRRNLRSPLHIAFGHFFVKAWDAREQAELQLGRVLPTPQIVTLLRNTVSKMKRPTGPPLDGGDHQASVPGPPVALPPPIVGGNDPPPGLYPGKGMPLTPETTGPVPGAGPQVGPPGGPGPGMMAMGDAPVMFNGYEGLNPLFNSASGPGPGGGQVGGPGGGGGPGGMEEMDFGQMDWNYLVQYSSFGAFNPAYYHQGGAGPAGSHP from the exons ATGGCCACAGAACAGCATCTGGAGCAGCCGCCGTCGCCCTCGCGGCTCCCCATCACTGGTTCCGAGCCGTCGGTGATGAAGTTGACGCGCGGTCACTCATGCGTGCTGTGTCAACAACGCAAGGTTCGATGTGACAAGCAAAAGCCTTGCGCCAACTGCCTCAAGGCCCAGGTCGAGTGTCGCGTCGTGCCCCCACAGCCACCAAGacgcaggaagaagaagccgcaTGAGAGGGACCTCATCGAGAGACTTCGGAAATACGAGCACTTGATGTCCCAGCACGGCCTCTCCTTTGAACCCATCGCCCAGGAACTCAGGCCCTCGGACAATGGAGACGACGTTGCCGATCTGGAGCAGGATCTGAGCGGGCTCAAGACCTCGCCCTCAAGCACCGCCGACCATGTCTCGCCAGATCAGGCCAATGACAA ATCGAAATGGTATCCCAATAACAGCTACTACAAAGAC CAATATCgcaacgccgacgatgacTCCTCGGACGAGGACTACGAGGGCCCAACGCTTCACCATGCCTACGATGCCATGTTCGACAACAACGATGGCTTCCCCTTCGTCGTGGGCGGCGCAACGCAAAGCGTGACtagccaccacccaccagccaTCCAAATGTTTCAGCTCTGGCAAATCTACATCAGCAATGTCAACCCTCTGCTCAAGATCAACCACACACCGACACTCCAAGCCCAGATCATCAGTGCCAGCACGGCCATCAACAAGATATCGAGGCCCCTGGAGGCCTTGATGTTCGCCATCTACTTTGCCGCCATCACATCCATGAATGACGACGAGGTTCAAAGTACCTTTGGCGAAGACAAGGCAGTCTTGTTGGGAAAGTACCACCATGCCACCCAGCAGGCACTTGTCAATGCTGGCTTCATGCGCTCGACCGACCTGGCCGTGCTCCAAGCCTTGTTCCTTTACCTG CTCTGTGTTAGACAATATGTAGACCCACGATCCCTGTTTTGCCTGATCGGTATGGCGGTCAGAATAGCAACGAGGCTGGGAATTCACCGCGACGGAGCTCAGTTTGGCTTGACACCGTTTGAAACGGAACAGCGGAGACGCCTGTGGTGGCAGCTCGTCATATTCGACAAGCGAGTGGCGGAAATTACTGGTTCATCCATCACCGCATTGTCGACATGTGCAAGCGACTGCAATTTTCCCTCCAACGTCAACGATACAGACCTGAGCGTCCACGCCAAGGACCATCTGCCCCCGCACCATGGGCCGACGGAGATGGTATTTTGCCTCACCCGCATCGAGCTTACTGTAGCATCCAGCCAGACCGGCAACATGCGTCCTGGGCCCTCCACTCCCGGAGGCAGACCCGgggtcaacaacaaggcGCAGAAGGTGCAATATAgcccttctccatcctccccggACCTTGTCACCCATGTGGCCAACCAGACGCTGCCTCACGACCTGGCCAGTTTTCACCTGTATATTGAGAACAGGTATCTGAAGCATTGCGACCAACGCATCCCTCTTCACTCGTTCACATTGCTCATGACGCGCCAGGCGCTTTCCAAGCTCCGCGTCATCGACTTTTTGACTCGTAGTTCGGGGATCGAGAGTGTCAACCCAGCCGAGCGAGAGGAGCTTTTCATAGAAGCCATCAGGACGGTTGAGTTAGACAACATGATCCAGAGGGCTCCAGAATTGCAAGGGTTCCGGTGGTATACATACCAGCATTTCCCATTTCCCGCCTACATCTTTCTCATATCGGAGCTTAGAGTGCGAACGACGGGTAGCTTGTGCGAGCGGGCGTGGGACGCTATGATCGAAAATCACGACCGCCGGGGGTTACTTAGGAGGAATCTCCGGTCACCGTTACACATTGCGTTTGGACACTTCTTTGTGAAGGCGTGGGATGCGAGAGAGCAGGCCGAATTGCAGCTGGGGAGAGTGTTGCCAACGCCCCAGATTGTGACGCTGCTGAGGAACACGGTCTCCAAGATGAAGAGGCCGACGGGGCCGCCGTTGGATGGAGGTGACCATCAGGCTAGTGTTCCCGGGCCGCCTGTCgctctgccgccgccaatCGTCGGTGGGAATGACCCGCCACCGGGACTGTATCCAGGAAAGGGGATGCCGTTGACCCCCGAAACAACGGGGCCGGTGCCCGGAGCGGGGCCGCAGGTAGGACCGCCGGGAGGACCAGGACCAGGGATGATGGCAATGGGTGATGCGCCCGTCATGTTTAATGGATATGAAGGCCTGAACCCCTTGTTCAACAGTGCCAGTGGACCTGGACCGGGAGGTGGACAAGTTGGCGGacctgggggaggaggagggccagGTGGGATGGAAGAAATGGACTTTGGGCAGATGGACTGGAACTACCTGGTGCAGTACAGTTCTTTTGGGGCGTTCAACCCTGCTTATTACCACCAGGGCGGCGCGGGTCCTGCGGGGAGTCACCCATGA
- the SET3 gene encoding SET domain-containing protein 3 (EggNog:ENOG503NYD8; COG:S) produces the protein MTDKLPPLQTPFAPPNQTSPASFLPPAAAAVRDDLPRPEPVEEEPYTIKCVCNYPDDDGNTIFCESCETWQHIECYYPDKVEDVSAADFPHSCVDCDPRSIDSQQAHERQRARIAGPLAAEPSDKKPKRPPTKSHKKKPKPTDLQINGHGHHSIEHATKHPAPHDNRQPNKKTKGSHKSSQSISALGPKRSPSYGNAKAAHSHPLSPATTPPDLPDDFEIHTYSQTFQLLCNEQPSVRNVKVNSFAGLSVSNTMTSWLRNPEKMKKETGLSGKDVFSKLPDNASSLRGKVEVQQTRKNVAPGTVLQWHDLRATSTIEKDSLLMEVNGHIGFQTEYCAELENRWDDLTTPLPFVLFHPLLPLYIDTRREGSEARFVRRSCRPNAALDTFLSDEGEYHFWLVSERDIAPREQITIAWDFRFPTAQKARMLRILGLGDEVTGAQSEVAADEEEYLKLANWVSIVLSEFGGCACDLGPECAFALFHRKHLNKTQPKRTKKRKPKAQHAISPSSTGHATNSRAPSEGHLDDAPEHEHRSISGSSRSKPPSRDMTPTARQGSFDTLGILTEPTDRDKRKVAMVEDSFRRMEQQQPPRKKKRVSDGTTAPHSRASKAKLTAQTSNVSNGLSDRLYADAGTGTSVRSKSGSPTSPHTIPPHGRHTKKTASRKGSVAAAPPRPVPTADPPVYVDAAVQTDPERETATPQRRVGCALRKRALDNRRQLRAEEEERRKRRAIDHAGSISGADASPGQGLSLSSPVSSKGPDSSPATVVSSKDVAMTDAPSTTKPVVSPLSMASMKHKSPDLRVQMPPVPAFGSPVSGSLSAGTPLSAGGSVMQSPFSVNGFPSPFGPPSVNGIAPAPSPVKKKMSLSDYKRRINEGRPSAATSLRPPSTTTEEPKSAPAEGSTPPTSAVTGSATTSTTAPKTGGNDNQSTDSVAPSSTAKD, from the coding sequence ATGACAGACAAGCTCCCACCATTGCAGACGCCTTTCGCGCCTCCTAATCAGACTTCACCAGCTTCGTTTTTGCCTCCAGCAGCCGCTGCGGTGCGAGATGATCTGCCGAGGCCGGAGCCTGTCGAGGAAGAGCCATACACAATAAAGTGTGTGTGCAATTATCCAGACGATGATGGTAATACTATCTTCTGCGAGTCATGCGAAACGTGGCAGCATATCGAGTGCTACTATCCCGATAAGGTCGAGGATGTCTCTGCTGCCGACTTCCCGCATTCTTGCGTGGACTGTGATCCACGGAGCATCGATTCACAGCAGGCACATGAACGTCAGCGAGCCAGGATAGCAGGCCCCCTGGCGGCAGAGCCGTCGGATAAGAAGCCGAAGcgccctcccaccaagagccacaagaagaagccaaagccaACAGATCTCCAGATCAACGGACATGGCCACCACAGCATAGAACATGCGACAAAACATCCCGCTCCACACGACAACCGCCAGCCTAACAAGAAGACGAAGGGCTCACACAAGTCCAGTCAGTCGATCAGCGCGCTGGGCCCGAAACGAAGTCCTTCCTATGGCAATGCCAAAGCAGCGCACTCGCACCCTTTGAGTcctgccaccacccctcccgaTCTTCCCGACGACTTTGAGATACACACCTACTCCCAAACCTTCCAGCTGCTCTGCAATGAGCAACCGTCTGTTCGGAATGTCAAGGTCAACAGTTTTGCCGGACTGTCAGTCTCCAACACGATGACGAGTTGGCTGCGCAATCCGGAAAAGATGAAGAAAGAAACAGGCCTGTCAGGCAAAGATGTATTTTCGAAGCTTCCTGACAATGCCAGCTCGCTCAGGGGCAAGGTCGAGGTCCAACAAACCAGGAAAAATGTCGCGCCGGGGACAGTGTTGCAGTGGCATGATCTCCGAGCGACATCGACAATCGAAAAGGACTCGCTGCTTATGGAGGTTAATGGTCACATTGGCTTCCAAACCGAGTACTGTGCCGAACTAGAGAATCGATGGGacgacctcaccaccccgcTCCCTTTTGTACTctttcaccctctcctccccctttatATCGATACCCGAAGAGAGGGTTCCGAGGCCCGCTTTGTCAGGCGCAGTTGCAGGCCAAATGCCGCCCTTGACACGTTTCTTTCCGACGAAGGCGAATATCACTTCTGGCTCGTGAGCGAGCGAGACATTGCACCCAGAGAACAAATCACGATAGCATGGGACTTTAGGTTCCCCACCGCCCAGAAGGCGAGGATGCTCCGAATTCTTGGTCTAGGCGACGAGGTGACGGGTGCCCAGTCTGAAGTCGCCGCCGATGAGGAAGAGTATCTAAAGCTCGCCAACTGGGTGTCGATCGTGCTTTCGGAATTTGGAGGGTGTGCTTGTGATCTAGGACCCGAGTGCGCGTTTGCCTTGTTTCACAGAAAACACCTAAACAAGACACAACCAAAAAGgaccaagaagcgcaagcCGAAAGCTCAGCATGCGATCTCGCCCAGCAGCACAGGACATGCCACCAACAGCCGAGCTCCTAGTGAGGGCCACTTGGATGATGCTCCTGAGCACGAGCATAGGTCGATATCTGGCTCCTCCCGCAGCAAACCACCGAGTCGCGACATGACGCCAACAGCGCGTCAAGGTTCATTCGATACCCTTGGGATACTTACCGAGCCGACGGACCGCGACAAGCGAAAGGTTGCCATGGTGGAAGACTCGTTCCGCCGcatggagcagcagcaaccgccCCGTAAGAAGAAGCGGGTATCAGATGGGACTACCGCACCCCATTCAAGGGCTTCCAAAGCCAAGTTGACTGCGCAAACATCAAACGTATCAAATGGTTTATCCGACCGCCTCTATGCCGACGCTGGTACGGGTACCTCTGTCCGAAGCAAATCCGGGTCGCCCACTTCCCCTCATACCATCCCACCGCATGGTCGTCACACGAAAAAGACAGCCTCTAGAAAAGGCTCAGTCGCTGctgcccctcctcgtccggTACCGACTGCCGATCCACCAGTATACGTCGACGCTGCCGTCCAGACGGATCCTGAGCGAGAAACAGCGACGCCTCAGCGGAGGGTGGGATGTGCTTTGAGGAAAAGAGCTTTGGATAACCGTCGCCAGCTccgtgccgaggaggaagaaaggaGAAAACGAAGAGCGATTGACCATGCCGGTTCCATCTCAGGGGCCGATGCTTCGCCCGGTCAAGGATTATCCTTATCATCTCCGGTTTCATCCAAGGGACCCGACAGCAGCCCAGCGACAGTTGTCAGCTCCAAGGATGTGGCCATGACGGATGCCCCATCAACTACAAAACCGGTCGTTAGCCCATTGTCGATGGCGTCGATGAAGCACAAATCGCCCGATCTCCGAGTGCAAATGCCTCCAGTCCCTGCGTTTGGCAGCCCGGTTTCTGGCTCTTTATCCGCCGGCACCCCGTTATCTGCTGGCGGGTCGGTCATGCAGTCACCTTTCTCTGTCAACGGATTTCCAAGTCCATTTGGTCCACCATCAGTCAACGGCATAGCGCCCGCCCCTAGtccggtgaagaagaagatgagccTAAGCGACTACAAGCGGAGGATAAACGAAGGCCGACCATCGGCCGCGACAAGCCTCAGGCCTCCCTCCACGACTACAGAGGAGCCCAAGTCTGCGCCAGCGGAGGGTTCCACGCCGCCAACATCAGCTGTGACGGGCAGTGCAACGACTTCGACGACCGCGCCCAAGACCGGTGGGAACGACAACCAAAGTACCGACTCAGTTGCCCCGTCCTCCACTGCAAAGGATTGA
- the NPC2 gene encoding Phosphatidylglycerol/phosphatidylinositol transfer protein (EggNog:ENOG503P3WJ; COG:S; BUSCO:EOG09264UJF): MRFSTTLLALATAVSANPLNTFRSEKQSLVRRDDLQIPGDNPLKYCDADRGDDIITIEKVDLSPNPPEAGTTLIIEASGTVKETILEGAYVNLQVKYGYIRLINTQADLCKEIKNVDLDCPIEKGKISITKSVDLPKEIPPGKYTVEADVYTVDDEHITCLTATVVFGKKSFGSILGDL, from the exons ATGAGGTTCTCAACAACccttctcgccctcgccaCGGCGGTCAGCGCgaaccccctcaacaccttccGCAGTGAGAAGCAATCACTTGTCCGCCGCGACGATCTTCAAATTCCCGGTGATAACCCTCTCAAGTACTGCGATGCCGACCGCGGGGACGATATCATCACTATCGAGAAGGTGGACTTGAGTCCAAACCCACCTGAGGC tggcaccaccctcatcatcgaGGCCAGCGGCACGGTCAAGGAGACCATCCTCGAAGGCGCCTACGTCAACCTCCAGGTCAAGTACGGCTACATCCGCCTCATTAACACCCAGGCCGATCTCtgcaaggagatcaagaacgTCGACCTTGACTGCCCGATTGAGAAGGGCAAgatctccatcaccaagtcTGTTGACCTCCCCAAGGAGATCCCACCT GGAAAATACACCGTCGAGGCCGACGTCTACACCGTGGACGACGAACACATCACCTGCTTGACCGCCACCGTTGTTTTCGGCAAGAAGTCGTTCGGCAGCATCCTTGGTGATTTGTAG
- the VMA7 gene encoding H(+)-transporting V1 sector ATPase subunit F (EggNog:ENOG503P3TN; COG:C; BUSCO:EOG09265FI4), producing the protein MASQADYKDRQFLAVIGDEDSVTGLLLAGIGHVTSPPDNQKNFLVVDAKTETSAIESAFEKFTTERKDIGIVLINQHIADRIRYRIDTYTQAFPTVLEIPSKDHPYDPEKDSVLRRVRRLFGE; encoded by the exons ATGGCCTCCCAAGCAGACTACAAAGACAGGCAATTCCTCGCCGTGATAGGAGACGAGGACTCCGTTactggccttctcctcgccggCATTGGT cacgTAACTTCCCCCCCCGACAACCAAAAAaacttcctcgtcgtcgacgccAAAACCGAAACATCGGCCATCGAGTCCGCCTTTGAAAAGTTCACCACCGAGCGCAAAGACATTGGTATCGTGCTCATCAACCAACAT ATCGCAGACCGGATACGCTACCGCATCGATACCTACACCCAGGCCTTCCCCACCGTCCTCGAGATCCCCTCCAAAGACCACCCTTATGACCCCGAAAAGGACAGCGtgctgaggagggtgagaagGCTGTTTGGGGAATAA
- a CDS encoding hypothetical protein (EggNog:ENOG503NYBC; COG:S), with protein MPPTRLVRRQPLSERIKARLNPGDFYLWLSEEIQTFDWDSTAFGTRFGLAANFLFLIARANIVSRPDVDDVFGNAPASGPLTFLARFSMWALTAISCLNAFYTLTRSRTYRLFEANVEQNAPSTPSAHRVRVDSSPASSSPLGVIQSLLSSETAEQRAHPDKTRDVWEMKVWDPYPATLRLFCLFSPGHVLIHWLFLPLVAMDPRPSVTVFKCMALQAILSAQMWLMHSKFTRQGKDNAIIQKEVMHEYDVKYVHPRLHPVYREVGIQVSINDDKIEQEYVAVGTPSSVIRRSFETHPNPNYAKIIDPDGLQAIKPRNTFAGTPRGRVSTNPFTPLAAKTARPSTPGTISTPSAQLLGYPDRGDHHHLPASVTVNRRSTAAPAVSSTGSFTKSFTSSFENEASTPVPQPPSMNRAVSPFKAGTPMRSSSGTNPLGVPPSYGGSLGLHQHKDSPLKKAMSMEGIGRSPRNNREMAALEQRQLNERFRERSSPVKQRLQGTLGIEQEEEGEEEEEGNNNASIGGGSSLAHSPEKLANLRASRWTQERFPTRRL; from the exons ATGCCGCCGACGCGCCTGGTACGGCGACAGCCTTTGTCGGAGAGGATCAAGGCCCGTCTGAATCCTGGCGACTTTTATCTGTGGCTTTCGGAGGAGATCCAGACGTTTGACTGGGACTCTACCGCTTTCGGCACTCGGTTTGGACTTGCGGCCaactttctcttcttgaTTGCGAGGGCTAATATCGTCTCGCGTCCggatgtggatgatgttTTTGGCAATGCTCCGGCCAGTGGCCCGTTGACCTTCTTG GCTCGTTTTAGCATGTGGGCTTTGACTGCCATCTCTTGCCTGAACGCCTTTTACACCCTGACCCGATCGCGTACCTACCGTCTATTCGAGGCAAACGTCGAGCAAAATGCCCCCTCCACGCCCTCTGCGCATCGCGTCCGCGTCGATTCTTCACCCGCGTCTTCGAGCCCATTGGGCGTAATCCAGAGCCTCCTGAGTTCCGAAACCGCCGAGCAGCGAGCGCACCCCGACAAAACACGCGATGTGTGGGAGATGAAGGTCTGGGATCCGTATCCGGCCACGCTTCGCCTGTTCTGCTTGTTCAGCCCCGGCCACGTCTTGATTCACTGGCTCTTCTTGCCTCTCGTTGCCATGGACCCCCGCCCCAGCGTCACCGTTTTCAAGTGCATGGCTCTGCaagccatcctctccgcccaGATGTGGCTCATGCACTCCAAGTTCACCCGTCAGGGCAAGGACAACGCCATCATTCAGAAGGAGGTCATGCATGAGTACGACGTCAAGTATGTCCACCCTAGACTGCACCCTGTCTACCGCGAGGTTGGCATTCAGGTCTCCATCAACGACGACAAGATCGAACAGGAATACGTCGCTGTTGGGACGCCATCCTCTGTCATCCGTCGTAGCTTTGAGACGCACCCCAACCCGAACTACGCCAAGATCATCGACCCCGACGGGCTTCAGGCCATCAAGCCGAGAAACACATTTGCTGGCACACCTAGGGGGCGCGTTTCCACAAACCCATTCACTCCCCTCGCGGCGAAAACAGCTAGACCCAGCACCCCAGGCACCATCTCGACCCCCTCGGCCCAACTCCTCGGCTACCCCGACCGcggagaccaccaccacctcccggCCTCAGTAACTGTTAACCGCAGAAGTACCGCCGCCCCGGCCGTTTCGTCGACCGGGTCCTTTACCAAATCTTTTACTTCCTCGTTTGAAAACGAAGCCTCGACCCCTGTCCCTCAACCTCCGTCAATGAACAGGGctgtctcccccttcaaGGCAGGAACGCCGATGCGGTCCAGCTCGGGAACCAACCCGCTGGGTGTTCCCCCGAGCTACGGCGGAAGTCTAGGGCTGCATCAGCACAAGGACAGCCCCCTGAAGAAGGCGATGAGCATGGAGGGGATCGGGAGGTCGCCGAGGAACAACAGGGAGATGGCGGCGCTGGAGCAGAGGCAGTTGAATGAGAGGTTTAGGGAAAGGAGCAGTCCTGTTAAGCAGAGGTTGCAGGGTACTCTGGGgattgagcaggaggaggagggcgaggaggaggaggaggggaacaATAATGCAAGtattgggggtgggagtaGTTTGGCGCATTCACCGGAGAAGTTGGCAAATTTGAGGGCTAGTAGGTGGACGCAGGAGAGGTTTCCCACTCGGAGGTTGTGA